In Gossypium raimondii isolate GPD5lz chromosome 12, ASM2569854v1, whole genome shotgun sequence, a single window of DNA contains:
- the LOC105763476 gene encoding uncharacterized protein LOC105763476: protein MTTLPSQNLQSVRPLCFSSLNSLKFGSQTPSLKFPISSPIKLKPAKLFTSNNGTNNSGVVGKASASEFSADIGDVLGDVTIFTAADQPVFLKDLWDQNQGIAVVALLRHFGCPCCWELALGLKEARARFESAGVKLIAIGVGTPNKARLLAERLPFPMDCLYADPNREAYDILGLYYGFGRTFFNPASTKVFSRFESLQEAVKNYTIEATPDETSSVLQQGGMFVFKGKQLLYAHKDEGTGDHAPLDQVFDICCKVPA from the exons ATGACCACCTTACCTTCACAAAACCTGCAATCGGTGCGACCTCTATGTTTTTCTTCACTCAATTCTCTTAAATTTGGATCTCAAACTCCTTCATTGAAATTTCCCATTTCTTCTcctataaaattaaaaccagCCAAGCTTTTCACAAGCAATAATGGCACCAACAACTCTGGGGTCGTGGGAAAAGCCTCTGCCTCTGAATTCAGTGCAGATATAGGTGACGTCCTTGGGGATGTTACCATTTTCACTGCTGCTGATCAGCCTGTCTTTCTCAAAGACCTTTGGGACCAAAACCAA GGAATTGCAGTTGTTGCACTTCTACGCCATTTCGGATGCCCTTGTTG CTGGGAACTTGCTTTAGGATTGAAAGAAGCAAGAGCAAGATTTGAATCGGCTGGAGTTAAACTGATTGCAATCGGCGTTGGTACACCTAACAAAGCACGTTTGCTTGCAGAACGG CTACCATTTCCAATGGATTGCCTTTACGCTGATCCAAACCGGGAG GCATAtgatattttgggcctatattatGGCTTTGGTCGTACATTTTTCAACCCAGCAAGT ACTAAAGTGTTTTCAAGATTTGAGTCCCTGCAAGAAGCTGTAAAAAACTATACAATTGAGGCCACCCCTGACGAAACAAGTAGTGTACTGCAACAG GGAGGGATGTTTGTGTTCAAAGGTAAACAACTGTTATATGCTCATAAAGATGAA